Proteins encoded by one window of Vibrio rumoiensis:
- a CDS encoding lytic murein transglycosylase has product MNIKPLGISALLLTSLVSFSTVVVAEDTASVEDAASQEVKFNAYLETLKQEAKEQGITDATIQAAFKDVVYKPHSVKADNNQPEKKLTLDEYIPRAVPAWKIKQAKRLYHENFEDLKRIGEKYGVQPRFIVALWGVESNFGRYTGNHNVVGALSTLAFDGRREALFRKQTMAALQIIDEGHISAEDMKGSWAGAMGQCQFMPTSFLAYAQDGNNDGKKDIWTTPQDVFASTANYLKTEGWDDKYTWGRQIKVPHGIDPELQGRDEAKGKYLQQWHKLGITDLDGSPLPKLNQDIKAWLIMPDDEAGRSYLVYNNYNVLMHWNRSYYFALAVSTLADEIIDKK; this is encoded by the coding sequence ATGAATATTAAGCCACTCGGTATTTCAGCATTACTTTTAACGAGTTTAGTGAGTTTCTCAACCGTTGTGGTGGCCGAAGATACGGCATCAGTAGAAGACGCGGCCTCTCAAGAAGTGAAATTCAATGCTTATCTTGAAACACTAAAGCAAGAAGCGAAAGAGCAAGGCATTACGGATGCAACGATTCAGGCAGCATTTAAAGATGTTGTTTATAAACCCCATTCAGTGAAAGCGGATAATAACCAACCAGAAAAAAAATTAACGCTCGATGAATATATTCCTCGCGCAGTACCAGCGTGGAAAATTAAGCAAGCAAAACGTTTGTATCATGAGAATTTTGAGGACTTAAAACGTATTGGTGAAAAATACGGTGTCCAGCCTCGCTTTATTGTGGCGTTATGGGGTGTAGAAAGTAACTTTGGGCGTTATACCGGCAATCATAATGTGGTCGGGGCTTTATCAACATTAGCATTTGATGGTCGTCGCGAAGCGTTATTTCGTAAGCAAACCATGGCGGCTCTACAAATTATTGATGAAGGTCATATTAGCGCTGAAGATATGAAAGGCTCATGGGCCGGTGCGATGGGGCAGTGCCAATTCATGCCGACGTCCTTCTTAGCTTATGCTCAAGATGGTAATAACGACGGTAAAAAAGATATCTGGACGACACCGCAAGATGTTTTTGCCTCGACGGCAAATTATCTAAAAACGGAAGGTTGGGATGATAAATATACTTGGGGCCGTCAAATTAAAGTTCCACACGGTATTGATCCAGAGCTGCAAGGTCGTGATGAAGCTAAAGGTAAATATTTACAGCAATGGCACAAGCTTGGCATCACCGATCTAGATGGTTCGCCATTACCTAAGCTCAATCAAGATATAAAAGCTTGGTTGATTATGCCGGATGATGAGGCGGGTCGAAGCTATTTGGTATACAACAATTACAATGTTTTGATGCATTGGAATCGTTCTTATTACTTTGCTTTAGCAGTGAGTACGCTTGCTGATGAAATTATTGATAAAAAATAA
- a CDS encoding aromatic amino acid transporter produces the protein MTTVTTTTTAKQPSLVGGACIIASVCVGAGMLGLPSAGAGAWTVWSILAIALTMAVMTVSGWLLLEAFKHYDLNVSFNTVTSDLLGEKVNAFNNLTVYFVGGILLYAYTTSFGLILQGSLGLDSKTASVLFVFIASSVVWHSTRAVDRISVVLICTMLLSFVFGVFGLTVHVDFSKLTDAVNQHGEYAKYAMALLPIALTSFGYHHSVASMRAYYGEERKAKYAILGGTSIALFLYVIWLVSIFGHLSRDSFGPVIAKDGNVDVLLSALGTVVSSEKVSQAINIFSVSAILSSFIGVGLGVFDYIADLFRFDNRSKVGRTKTWAATFMPPLVLSLLFPFGFILAIGYAGAAATVWTCIIPALLVLKARQRKGAEQGFVVAGGKLIPYAVLLFGVATAVFHFLTMMDILPVFTG, from the coding sequence ATGACTACCGTTACAACGACGACAACAGCAAAACAACCTTCATTGGTGGGTGGCGCTTGTATTATCGCAAGTGTTTGTGTTGGTGCAGGTATGCTTGGGCTGCCGAGTGCCGGAGCTGGCGCATGGACAGTTTGGTCTATATTGGCGATTGCATTAACCATGGCGGTGATGACAGTTTCCGGTTGGTTACTGTTGGAAGCGTTTAAGCATTACGACCTTAATGTGTCGTTTAATACGGTGACCTCCGATCTACTTGGTGAAAAGGTTAATGCCTTTAATAACTTAACGGTTTACTTTGTTGGTGGCATTTTATTGTATGCCTACACCACTTCATTTGGATTGATTTTACAAGGGTCGTTAGGCTTAGATAGTAAAACCGCATCGGTGCTATTTGTGTTTATTGCTTCAAGTGTGGTGTGGCACTCAACGCGTGCGGTTGACCGTATTTCGGTGGTGCTTATTTGTACCATGCTATTGAGCTTTGTTTTTGGCGTGTTTGGTTTAACCGTACATGTCGATTTTTCTAAATTAACCGATGCCGTCAACCAACATGGTGAATATGCCAAATATGCGATGGCTTTGCTGCCTATCGCACTCACATCATTTGGTTATCATCACTCAGTGGCGTCGATGCGTGCTTATTATGGTGAAGAGCGTAAAGCGAAATATGCCATTTTAGGCGGAACGTCGATTGCTTTATTCTTGTATGTTATCTGGTTGGTGAGCATTTTTGGTCACTTATCGCGTGATTCATTTGGCCCTGTGATCGCCAAAGATGGTAACGTGGATGTGTTACTAAGCGCCCTTGGTACCGTGGTTTCGTCGGAAAAAGTCTCTCAGGCGATCAATATCTTCTCGGTATCGGCAATTCTTTCCTCGTTTATTGGCGTTGGTTTAGGGGTCTTTGATTATATTGCTGATTTATTCCGTTTTGATAATCGCAGTAAAGTCGGCCGTACCAAAACTTGGGCAGCAACCTTTATGCCGCCGTTAGTTTTATCATTATTATTCCCGTTTGGTTTCATTTTAGCGATTGGTTATGCAGGTGCAGCGGCAACGGTATGGACATGTATTATTCCAGCACTACTGGTGTTGAAAGCGCGTCAACGTAAAGGGGCAGAGCAAGGCTTTGTCGTTGCTGGTGGTAAACTTATCCCTTATGCGGTGCTATTGTTTGGCGTGGCGACCGCTGTGTTCCATTTCTTAACCATGATGGATATTTTGCCGGTGTTTACAGGTTAA
- a CDS encoding hemerythrin domain-containing protein, giving the protein MSLQCGKTNLTQEQLSQLESMPADKLADLIESTHHQYIRETGPQLIEMADKLLRVHGEESETIQKLTPLIHALVNELTPHLYKEEQILFPAIRGLATQTPQQTCFGHIGNPIRVMIHEHNEADQIVVALQQVTQNFQAPEEACQTWQRCYKVCEEFCQDLINHIHVEDTILFPAAIELTDSAT; this is encoded by the coding sequence ATGAGCTTACAATGTGGAAAAACAAACCTAACTCAAGAGCAATTGAGCCAACTCGAATCGATGCCAGCAGATAAACTTGCTGATTTGATTGAGTCTACTCACCATCAATATATTAGAGAAACCGGGCCACAATTAATTGAAATGGCAGATAAACTGCTACGAGTGCATGGCGAAGAATCTGAGACTATTCAGAAGCTGACACCATTGATTCATGCTTTAGTGAATGAACTCACTCCACATTTATACAAAGAAGAGCAAATTTTATTCCCAGCAATTAGAGGTCTTGCCACACAAACACCGCAGCAAACCTGCTTTGGTCACATTGGTAACCCAATCCGCGTCATGATCCATGAGCATAATGAAGCCGATCAAATTGTAGTGGCATTGCAGCAAGTGACTCAGAACTTCCAAGCTCCAGAAGAAGCCTGCCAAACCTGGCAACGTTGCTATAAAGTCTGCGAAGAATTTTGCCAAGATTTAATCAATCACATACATGTAGAAGATACGATTCTTTTTCCGGCAGCGATAGAGCTGACTGATTCAGCTACATAA
- a CDS encoding efflux RND transporter permease subunit: MVRFFIDRPIFSWVIAILIMLAGALSVITLPVQQYPTIAPPAIQINAMYPGASAKTAENSVTQVIEQNMTGLDNLLYMSSSSSSSGSITVTLTFALGTNPDIAQVQVQNQLQQASSQLPSEVQKQGLTVRKTSSSFMSVLAFISKDGSMTQSDISDYVNAHISDPLSRINGVGNVQVFGSQYAMRLWLDPAKLTSYQLVPTDVYSAIESQNTEVTVGQLGGAPSVPGQLINATITAQSRLESVKQFENILLKVNPDGSQIRVKDVARVELNGEDVSILARFNGKGASGVGIQLATGANAIDTQKRVDDKIAELKSTMPDGLEVVKPYDTIPFVQLSIEEVVHTLIEAIVLVFLVMYLFLQNLRATLIPTIAVPVVLLGTFGVMAAMGFSVNTLTMFGMVLAIGLLVDDAIVVVENVERVMAEENLPPLEATRKAMGEITGALIGVAMVLSAVFIPMAFMSGSTGAIYRQFSLTIVSAMVLSVIVAMIFTPALCATMLKPHHGEKTTGFFGWFNRTFNRSNDKYTSNVGRLLKRPKRLSIIYLALLPLIAWLFMNIPASFLPDEDQGNFMVMVQLPPGATLERTQKVLDEVQDYLDTEEKDNVESFFQVSGYSFVGQAQNAAMGFVSLKDWSKRTNPEQDVNAIVGRLVQHFSQNQDGMVLAFNLPPIIELGQATGFDFFLEDRGGLGHEKLMQARNLLLQKAAQNPVLQKVRPNGLDDTSQFYIDLDYEKAKVLGVSINDINQTLSMAWGSAYVNDFIDRGRVKRVYIQADAPYRMTPDDLNHWYVRNNEGKMVPFNAFSHTRWGTGSPNLQRYNGNSAVEILGEAAPGYSTGDAMAAIEDIAKTLPEGTAVSWTGMSYQERQSGSQAPMLYAISMIVVFLSLAALYESWTIPMAVILVVPLGVLGALGATMLRGLENDVYLQVGLLTTIGLSAKNAILIVEFAKDLYEKGMGLAEATIEACRMRLRPILMTSFAFILGVLPLATSTGAGANSRHAIGTSVIGGMLTATFLAIFFVPLFYVGVMKLFGAKRKATPETEAPSEPQVALESKD; encoded by the coding sequence ATGGTGAGATTTTTTATCGATCGCCCAATTTTTTCTTGGGTAATCGCGATTTTGATCATGCTGGCAGGTGCCTTGTCCGTGATCACTTTACCGGTGCAGCAGTATCCAACTATTGCGCCACCGGCCATACAGATCAATGCAATGTATCCAGGGGCTTCAGCGAAAACGGCTGAAAACTCAGTGACTCAGGTGATAGAACAAAATATGACGGGTCTTGATAACCTGCTGTATATGTCATCATCAAGCAGTTCATCTGGTTCCATTACGGTAACATTAACCTTTGCGCTGGGGACCAACCCTGATATTGCACAGGTACAAGTACAGAACCAGTTACAACAAGCTTCTAGTCAATTACCATCAGAAGTACAAAAGCAAGGGCTAACCGTACGTAAAACCTCGAGCTCGTTTATGTCCGTATTGGCCTTCATCTCCAAAGATGGCAGCATGACCCAAAGTGACATCTCCGATTATGTGAATGCGCATATTTCTGATCCGCTAAGTCGAATTAACGGTGTGGGTAATGTGCAGGTTTTTGGTTCTCAATATGCGATGCGTCTGTGGCTTGACCCTGCGAAGCTGACGAGTTATCAGTTGGTTCCAACCGATGTTTATAGTGCGATTGAATCGCAAAACACTGAAGTAACCGTAGGGCAATTAGGCGGCGCGCCTTCTGTCCCAGGTCAGCTAATTAATGCCACGATTACCGCACAAAGTCGTTTAGAAAGCGTTAAGCAATTTGAAAATATTCTTTTGAAAGTGAACCCAGATGGCTCACAAATTAGAGTAAAAGACGTCGCAAGGGTTGAGCTCAATGGTGAAGATGTTAGCATTTTAGCTCGATTTAACGGTAAAGGTGCATCGGGGGTTGGTATTCAACTCGCGACGGGTGCGAATGCCATCGATACTCAAAAACGTGTCGATGATAAAATTGCTGAGCTAAAAAGCACAATGCCAGATGGTTTAGAAGTGGTGAAACCTTACGACACCATTCCATTTGTTCAACTTTCTATTGAAGAAGTAGTACATACACTGATCGAGGCGATCGTCTTAGTGTTCTTAGTCATGTACTTATTTTTACAAAACCTACGTGCCACCTTGATTCCAACGATTGCGGTACCTGTTGTGCTTCTCGGTACTTTTGGTGTCATGGCGGCGATGGGCTTTAGCGTTAATACCTTAACCATGTTTGGTATGGTGCTGGCGATTGGTTTGCTGGTGGATGATGCCATCGTTGTGGTCGAAAACGTGGAACGCGTGATGGCTGAAGAAAATCTGCCACCGTTGGAAGCGACTCGTAAAGCGATGGGTGAAATTACTGGTGCCTTGATTGGGGTAGCCATGGTGTTATCCGCGGTATTTATCCCAATGGCCTTTATGAGTGGGTCAACAGGGGCGATCTACCGTCAATTCTCTCTAACTATTGTGTCTGCGATGGTGCTGTCAGTGATTGTGGCCATGATCTTCACACCAGCATTGTGTGCGACCATGTTAAAACCTCATCATGGTGAGAAGACGACAGGGTTCTTCGGTTGGTTCAACCGTACCTTTAACCGCTCGAATGATAAGTACACGTCGAATGTCGGTCGATTACTTAAGCGACCAAAACGTCTGTCGATCATTTATTTGGCGCTTTTACCGTTGATCGCTTGGTTATTTATGAACATTCCTGCGAGCTTTTTACCGGATGAAGACCAAGGTAACTTCATGGTTATGGTCCAATTGCCACCCGGCGCCACATTAGAGCGTACTCAAAAAGTATTGGATGAAGTTCAAGACTATTTAGATACTGAAGAGAAAGATAACGTCGAATCTTTTTTCCAAGTATCGGGCTATAGTTTTGTTGGCCAGGCGCAAAATGCCGCAATGGGATTTGTTAGCTTAAAAGATTGGTCTAAACGAACCAACCCAGAACAAGATGTGAATGCGATTGTTGGTCGATTGGTTCAACATTTCAGTCAAAACCAAGATGGTATGGTATTAGCGTTTAACTTACCTCCGATCATTGAATTAGGTCAGGCGACAGGCTTTGATTTCTTCTTAGAAGATCGTGGTGGGTTAGGCCATGAAAAATTAATGCAAGCCCGCAACCTATTGCTTCAAAAAGCCGCGCAAAACCCTGTGTTACAGAAGGTACGACCAAATGGCTTGGATGATACATCGCAATTTTATATCGATTTAGATTATGAAAAAGCAAAAGTATTGGGCGTGTCGATTAATGACATCAACCAAACCTTATCTATGGCGTGGGGCTCAGCTTATGTGAATGACTTTATTGACCGTGGTCGAGTCAAGCGTGTTTATATTCAAGCAGATGCACCTTATCGTATGACACCTGATGATTTGAATCATTGGTATGTACGCAATAACGAAGGCAAGATGGTACCGTTTAATGCCTTTAGCCATACTCGTTGGGGTACCGGTTCTCCAAACTTGCAGCGTTACAATGGTAACTCTGCGGTAGAGATCTTAGGTGAAGCAGCACCGGGTTACAGTACAGGTGATGCCATGGCAGCGATTGAAGATATTGCGAAAACATTACCAGAAGGCACCGCAGTGAGCTGGACAGGTATGTCGTATCAAGAACGTCAATCTGGTTCTCAAGCGCCGATGTTGTACGCGATTTCAATGATCGTGGTGTTCTTAAGTCTGGCAGCCTTGTATGAAAGTTGGACGATTCCAATGGCGGTTATCCTCGTTGTTCCTTTAGGGGTATTAGGGGCTTTAGGCGCAACCATGCTGCGTGGCCTAGAGAATGACGTCTATTTACAAGTGGGTTTATTAACCACCATTGGTTTGTCGGCGAAAAACGCTATCTTGATTGTCGAGTTTGCGAAAGACCTGTATGAGAAAGGAATGGGGTTAGCTGAAGCGACAATCGAAGCGTGCCGCATGCGTTTACGTCCAATTTTAATGACGTCATTTGCCTTTATCCTTGGGGTGCTGCCACTGGCAACCAGTACAGGTGCTGGGGCAAACTCACGTCATGCGATTGGTACTTCGGTAATCGGTGGTATGTTAACGGCGACATTCTTAGCCATCTTCTTTGTTCCGCTATTTTATGTCGGGGTGATGAAGCTGTTTGGGGCAAAAAGAAAGGCGACGCCTGAAACTGAAGCGCCTTCAGAGCCGCAAGTGGCCTTAGAATCGAAAGATTAA
- a CDS encoding efflux RND transporter periplasmic adaptor subunit, which translates to MRVNRFNVGLLSAVLVTGITGCDSQSSTPQQSTAPQATPVQVITMAKKPTTIYSELPARVSATRVSEVRPQVTGILQKRLFEEGQLVEQGDLLYQIDPAPYQADVNSAQAALAKAKADESVLKKTALRYKDLVQRKLISQDEFDKADGNWQQARAQSSVAQAALDNAKISLSYTKVTAPISGRIDISNVTEGALVTANQEVALTTIQPLDPIYIDMTQSSLSMAKIKKNLGSNNNPKVGVKLEDGTDYDQMGVLTFSGTKVDSSTGSVTLRAKVPNPDSILLPGMFVRAEIVIADQKPMYTLSQALVSFGQDDQATVFVVEDGKVAVRSVTTGPTVNNNEWVIESGLKDGDQVIASNLMKIRPGSPVTIVSDHTKDAKTAQQ; encoded by the coding sequence ATGCGTGTAAACCGTTTTAATGTGGGATTATTATCGGCTGTTTTGGTTACGGGGATAACTGGGTGTGACTCTCAATCTTCTACTCCGCAGCAGTCTACAGCACCTCAAGCTACCCCTGTCCAAGTGATTACCATGGCGAAAAAGCCTACCACGATATACAGCGAGCTTCCCGCTAGAGTGTCAGCGACCAGAGTGTCTGAAGTACGTCCACAAGTAACCGGTATCTTGCAGAAACGCCTTTTTGAGGAAGGTCAGTTGGTTGAGCAAGGTGACTTGCTATATCAAATTGATCCGGCGCCTTATCAAGCGGATGTTAACAGTGCACAAGCCGCATTGGCCAAAGCGAAGGCCGATGAAAGTGTTCTGAAGAAAACAGCGCTACGCTATAAAGATTTAGTGCAACGTAAATTGATTAGCCAAGATGAGTTTGATAAAGCGGATGGCAACTGGCAGCAAGCCCGAGCGCAATCCTCTGTGGCACAAGCGGCACTCGACAATGCGAAAATTTCGTTGTCATACACCAAGGTAACCGCACCAATTTCTGGCCGTATCGATATTTCGAATGTAACAGAAGGGGCGTTAGTGACCGCCAATCAAGAAGTCGCATTAACGACCATTCAACCACTTGATCCTATTTATATTGATATGACTCAGTCTTCGCTGTCTATGGCGAAAATTAAAAAGAATTTGGGCTCTAACAATAACCCGAAAGTGGGTGTGAAGCTGGAAGATGGCACCGATTACGATCAAATGGGTGTTCTTACTTTCTCTGGTACAAAAGTAGACAGTTCAACGGGTAGCGTAACATTACGTGCCAAAGTACCAAACCCAGATTCAATTTTACTACCGGGCATGTTTGTCCGTGCTGAAATTGTGATTGCCGATCAAAAACCTATGTATACCTTATCTCAAGCACTAGTGAGCTTTGGTCAAGATGATCAAGCGACTGTATTTGTGGTTGAAGATGGCAAAGTGGCCGTACGTTCAGTCACCACAGGACCAACCGTGAATAATAACGAGTGGGTTATTGAGTCTGGTCTGAAAGATGGCGACCAAGTGATCGCGAGCAATTTAATGAAAATTCGTCCCGGCTCTCCAGTCACTATCGTATCTGATCATACAAAAGATGCGAAAACAGCACAGCAATAG
- the folD gene encoding bifunctional methylenetetrahydrofolate dehydrogenase/methenyltetrahydrofolate cyclohydrolase FolD — translation MTAQIIDGKLISQTVRSEVKARVQARVEAGLRAPGLAVVLVGSDPASQVYVGSKRRACEEVGFVSKSYDLPTTTTEAELLEMVEQLNNDPEIDGILVQLPLPAGIDSTKVLETIHPEKDVDGFHPYNVGRLCQRMPKLRSCTPKGIITLLDRYNIDTHGKHAVVVGASNIVGRPMTLELLLAGCTTTTCHRFTKDLESHVRQADLLVVAVGKANFIPGAWIKKGAIVIDVGINRMENGKLIGDVEYDVAKDNASHITPVPGGVGPMTVASLIENTMYACENFSK, via the coding sequence ATGACTGCTCAAATTATTGATGGAAAATTGATATCTCAAACCGTTCGTTCGGAAGTGAAAGCTCGTGTTCAGGCTCGTGTTGAAGCGGGTTTACGTGCGCCAGGCCTTGCTGTTGTACTGGTAGGCAGTGATCCAGCCTCTCAAGTGTATGTGGGAAGTAAGCGCCGTGCTTGTGAAGAAGTAGGCTTTGTTTCTAAATCTTATGATTTGCCGACGACAACCACTGAAGCAGAATTGCTTGAGATGGTTGAGCAACTGAATAATGATCCTGAAATTGACGGTATCTTAGTTCAGCTTCCTCTGCCTGCTGGTATCGATAGCACTAAAGTTCTTGAAACTATCCACCCAGAAAAAGATGTCGATGGTTTCCACCCATACAACGTGGGTCGCTTATGCCAACGCATGCCGAAACTACGCTCTTGTACTCCTAAAGGTATTATCACTTTATTAGATCGTTACAACATCGATACTCACGGTAAACATGCTGTTGTGGTTGGCGCATCAAATATTGTTGGTCGCCCAATGACACTAGAGCTTCTATTGGCAGGTTGTACCACGACGACTTGCCACCGTTTTACCAAAGATCTTGAAAGCCATGTACGTCAAGCCGATCTATTAGTGGTTGCAGTGGGTAAAGCAAACTTCATTCCAGGGGCTTGGATCAAAAAAGGCGCGATAGTGATCGATGTCGGTATCAACCGCATGGAAAACGGCAAACTGATTGGCGATGTGGAATACGATGTCGCGAAAGATAATGCCAGCCACATTACTCCGGTTCCGGGTGGTGTAGGCCCAATGACAGTCGCAAGCCTTATTGAAAATACGATGTACGCGTGTGAGAATTTTTCGAAATAA
- a CDS encoding sensor domain-containing diguanylate cyclase gives MQEKQTVDLDVQTLSLVFEHIDIAAVIASISREIVAINKAAEVLFGYENSEVVNQSTRMLYATDVEYTLQGQQRYYERSRLLNDVYNTEYKRKSGKVFTGQTSAGAIKNNAGEALFFIALIKDDSARTAAEEALNQLHSITSSRELDFEQRVSAILRLGAEHFELPIGIFSKIEGNEYEIKQAIHPDNQLEIGMRFDLDLTYCWHVYHSNKVEGFHHVAQSEIRHHPCYKAFQLEAYIGAPIFVDGKPYGTLNFSSPTPVRPFINQDYELIRLFSEWVGHEIARNNDFQELELAHKTMERMANTDFLTGLANRACSEKALAHYIELNQKKNTALSVAILDFDYFKSINDKYGHPVGDEVLKLFAQGVNALDAEDCHYGRWGGEEFIAIYVNHSVEQASHQLEALRHYIVSHPVFHNELAVSATVSGGLTQYQSGECSDSILNRADALLYKAKRDGRNRIEIG, from the coding sequence ATGCAAGAAAAACAAACTGTAGATTTAGATGTGCAGACCTTATCTCTCGTTTTTGAGCATATTGACATCGCAGCGGTGATTGCGAGTATTTCGAGAGAAATTGTGGCAATAAATAAAGCGGCTGAAGTCCTGTTTGGTTATGAAAATAGTGAGGTCGTGAATCAGAGTACGAGAATGTTATATGCCACTGACGTAGAGTACACCCTTCAAGGTCAGCAGCGATACTATGAGAGAAGCCGCTTATTAAATGATGTGTACAATACCGAATATAAGCGTAAATCAGGCAAAGTATTTACCGGTCAAACATCGGCGGGGGCGATAAAAAATAACGCTGGCGAAGCGCTATTTTTTATCGCGTTGATTAAAGATGACTCTGCGCGAACTGCAGCAGAAGAAGCGTTAAATCAACTACACTCGATTACTTCATCTCGTGAACTGGATTTTGAGCAGAGGGTCAGCGCTATTCTGCGTTTAGGCGCTGAGCATTTTGAGTTGCCGATTGGTATTTTTAGCAAAATTGAGGGGAATGAATACGAGATTAAGCAAGCTATTCACCCCGATAATCAGCTTGAAATAGGAATGCGCTTTGATCTTGATTTAACTTATTGTTGGCACGTATACCATTCGAATAAGGTTGAAGGTTTTCATCATGTGGCTCAAAGTGAGATTCGTCATCATCCTTGCTATAAAGCTTTTCAATTAGAAGCCTATATTGGGGCGCCTATCTTTGTAGATGGTAAACCTTACGGCACTTTAAATTTTTCAAGCCCAACCCCGGTGAGACCATTTATTAATCAAGATTATGAATTGATTAGATTATTTTCTGAATGGGTAGGGCATGAAATTGCTCGTAATAATGACTTTCAAGAATTAGAGCTGGCTCATAAGACGATGGAGAGAATGGCGAATACCGACTTTCTGACCGGGCTTGCGAATAGGGCCTGTAGTGAGAAGGCGCTTGCTCATTACATAGAGCTAAATCAGAAAAAGAATACCGCATTATCGGTTGCGATTTTAGATTTTGATTATTTTAAGTCGATTAATGACAAATACGGTCATCCTGTTGGTGATGAGGTGCTGAAGTTATTTGCACAAGGTGTCAATGCCTTAGATGCTGAAGATTGTCATTATGGACGCTGGGGAGGGGAAGAGTTTATCGCGATATATGTTAATCATTCCGTTGAACAAGCGAGTCATCAACTTGAAGCCCTTCGACATTACATTGTTAGCCATCCAGTATTTCATAATGAGCTGGCGGTGTCGGCTACAGTGAGTGGGGGGCTGACTCAGTACCAATCCGGAGAGTGCAGTGATTCAATCCTTAATCGAGCCGATGCTTTACTGTACAAAGCTAAGCGTGATGGGCGTAATCGAATTGAAATAGGATGA
- a CDS encoding manganese efflux pump MntP, giving the protein MNPLALILLAFAMSTDAFAAAISKGAKSKNTSLSNALKTGLIFGIVESITPIIGWFIGQSASTYVESWDHWIALILLCGLGIHMIYESFNDTEDGDHSEPKKQRLALTIFTAIGTSIDAMAVGVGLAFIDVPIEIAALLIGCATFFMVTIGMMLGGVLGNLVGKRAETFGGLVLIGVGIWVFCEHVM; this is encoded by the coding sequence ATGAACCCTCTAGCCCTTATCCTTCTTGCTTTTGCCATGTCGACAGATGCTTTTGCTGCTGCGATTAGCAAAGGCGCTAAATCAAAAAACACTTCACTTTCAAATGCACTTAAAACCGGACTAATTTTTGGTATTGTTGAATCGATCACGCCTATTATTGGCTGGTTCATAGGTCAATCAGCTTCAACTTATGTTGAATCGTGGGATCACTGGATTGCTTTAATTTTATTGTGTGGTTTAGGTATCCACATGATCTATGAAAGCTTTAATGATACAGAAGATGGTGATCATTCTGAGCCTAAAAAACAGCGTTTAGCATTGACCATCTTTACCGCGATTGGCACTAGTATTGATGCGATGGCCGTCGGTGTGGGCCTTGCATTTATTGACGTGCCAATTGAAATTGCCGCTTTATTGATTGGTTGTGCAACGTTCTTCATGGTGACTATTGGGATGATGTTGGGCGGTGTTTTAGGAAATCTAGTCGGAAAACGAGCAGAAACCTTTGGTGGTCTAGTGCTCATCGGTGTGGGGATTTGGGTGTTCTGTGAACACGTTATGTAA
- a CDS encoding YcgL domain-containing protein, with product MLCSVYKSAKKEGMYLYIPKKDDFSDVPSPLREMFGKPTFVMVMKMEGRKLASVDIEKVKQSLKDDGYFLQLPPPPVNLLDEYKARKSEQ from the coding sequence ATGTTGTGTTCTGTTTATAAAAGTGCAAAAAAAGAAGGGATGTATCTTTATATCCCGAAAAAAGACGATTTTTCTGACGTACCTAGCCCCTTACGTGAGATGTTTGGTAAGCCGACTTTTGTCATGGTGATGAAAATGGAAGGCCGCAAGTTGGCTTCAGTCGATATTGAAAAGGTAAAACAATCATTAAAAGACGATGGTTATTTTTTACAACTTCCACCGCCACCAGTGAATTTATTAGATGAATATAAAGCTCGAAAATCAGAGCAGTAA